A genomic segment from Lignipirellula cremea encodes:
- a CDS encoding 4Fe-4S binding protein, with amino-acid sequence MKRNLVGLLLILLGGAILASCLLEEQASRGLFGLFEVALAVAGVLVSAGVLVLATSRSNRSAALLRLDAFLPFLKKKKKNAELPPPGIALRTAQAVLPASWLSDRVTGKPGSIRKALKRLGPSVLSAPLRRVVQGLCLVLFLILFFYVCTPYDARPAAPGEVSHGWRLQEIEAETGNLRLTQPAEPEKSGDVATSPWFRSVDTVHVVEEGALDDIRGEVGAFTVVASDESSVTLSPEERLTDEQLETFLLSSGGWALHERSPWPSHYAENLAGKEWVSAEVFLLIDPLVSISTSLAGRSWAWSLACAAVILIACILIPRGFCGYLCPLGTVIDLFDWSVSNRVKRFRVTKDGWWVHIKYYLLTGVLVSALLGVLVSGYVSAIPVITRALLFLGSPLQTGLTRGWSQVVPLNAGHFVSIGLFFLVLALGFLKPRFWCKYVCPSGAVFSLGNLFRVTERKVESSCINCNKCVEICPFDAIKPDFTTRVTDCTMCQTCAGVCPTHAIKFVERWNVVELKVLNDPPTHETALGRRGFISLTAGAAAAVVGGGALATITKTFGAGLDAGDALPPVRPPGSLPEKEFLEMCIRCGECFKACPFDVLQPMGFSQGLEGLWTPQVIADHAGCASSCNSCGQVCPTGAIRALPLAEKKVARMGLAIVNEQTCLPLAGKEACQLCVDECSAAGYHAIEFTRVHTEVDDDGLPIEGSGYLAPVVLADECVGCGLCQMSCYQFNVHQTGKLGASAIVVEAGPGKEDRLHSGSYRQLRRDEARKKAIEQQQRLPEQQSEFYVPDDAAPPSTSPPPSDSPFGVPAEESPFGVPAEENPFGLPAAGSTGEPDADPFGLGQP; translated from the coding sequence ATGAAACGAAATCTTGTCGGCCTGCTGCTGATTCTCCTGGGCGGAGCGATCCTGGCTTCCTGTCTGCTCGAAGAGCAGGCCAGCCGGGGGTTGTTCGGTCTGTTCGAGGTCGCCCTCGCCGTCGCGGGCGTACTGGTGAGCGCCGGCGTGCTGGTGCTGGCGACGTCGCGCAGCAACCGTTCCGCGGCTCTGCTGCGGCTGGACGCCTTTCTTCCGTTTCTGAAAAAGAAGAAGAAAAACGCCGAGCTGCCGCCGCCGGGAATCGCCCTGCGCACCGCGCAGGCGGTGCTTCCTGCGTCGTGGTTATCAGATCGCGTCACGGGCAAGCCGGGCTCTATTCGCAAAGCGCTGAAACGGCTGGGCCCCAGCGTGCTCTCGGCCCCGCTGCGGCGCGTGGTGCAAGGCCTCTGCCTGGTGCTGTTTTTGATCCTGTTCTTCTATGTTTGTACGCCGTACGACGCCCGCCCGGCGGCGCCGGGAGAAGTCTCCCACGGCTGGCGACTGCAGGAGATCGAAGCCGAAACGGGCAATCTGCGGCTGACCCAACCGGCCGAGCCCGAGAAAAGTGGCGACGTTGCAACCAGCCCCTGGTTCCGTTCCGTCGACACGGTGCATGTGGTCGAAGAGGGAGCGCTGGACGACATCCGCGGCGAGGTCGGCGCGTTCACGGTCGTTGCCTCGGACGAAAGCAGTGTCACGCTGTCTCCGGAAGAACGACTGACCGATGAGCAGCTGGAAACGTTCCTGCTCAGCAGCGGCGGCTGGGCCCTGCATGAACGGTCCCCCTGGCCGTCGCACTATGCCGAGAACCTGGCCGGCAAAGAATGGGTGTCGGCCGAGGTGTTTCTGCTGATCGATCCGCTGGTCAGCATTTCCACCTCCCTCGCGGGGCGCAGCTGGGCCTGGTCGCTGGCTTGCGCCGCCGTGATCCTGATCGCCTGCATTTTGATTCCGCGAGGATTCTGTGGCTACCTTTGCCCGCTGGGGACCGTGATCGACCTTTTTGACTGGTCGGTCAGCAATCGCGTGAAACGGTTCCGGGTGACCAAAGACGGCTGGTGGGTGCACATTAAATATTACCTGCTCACCGGCGTGCTGGTCTCAGCGTTGCTGGGGGTGCTGGTCTCTGGATACGTGTCGGCCATTCCGGTCATTACCAGGGCGCTGCTTTTCCTGGGCAGTCCGCTGCAGACGGGCCTCACTCGCGGATGGAGCCAGGTCGTCCCGCTGAATGCGGGGCATTTCGTATCGATCGGGCTGTTCTTTCTGGTGCTGGCGCTTGGCTTTCTCAAGCCGCGATTCTGGTGCAAGTATGTTTGCCCCAGCGGCGCCGTGTTCTCGCTGGGAAACCTGTTCCGAGTAACCGAGCGGAAGGTGGAAAGCTCCTGCATCAACTGCAACAAGTGCGTGGAGATTTGCCCGTTCGACGCCATCAAGCCCGACTTCACCACCCGGGTCACCGACTGCACGATGTGCCAGACCTGCGCCGGCGTTTGCCCGACGCATGCCATCAAGTTTGTTGAACGCTGGAACGTGGTCGAACTGAAAGTCCTCAACGATCCGCCGACGCACGAAACGGCTTTGGGACGTCGCGGCTTTATCAGCCTGACCGCTGGCGCCGCTGCCGCAGTTGTGGGCGGAGGAGCCCTGGCGACGATCACCAAAACCTTTGGCGCCGGGCTGGATGCGGGCGACGCCCTGCCGCCCGTCCGGCCACCGGGAAGTCTGCCGGAGAAAGAGTTCCTGGAGATGTGCATCCGCTGCGGCGAGTGCTTCAAGGCGTGCCCCTTCGACGTACTGCAGCCGATGGGATTCTCCCAGGGACTGGAAGGGTTGTGGACGCCGCAAGTCATCGCCGACCATGCCGGTTGCGCTTCGAGCTGTAACTCGTGCGGTCAAGTCTGCCCGACCGGAGCCATCAGGGCGTTGCCGCTGGCGGAGAAGAAGGTCGCCCGGATGGGGCTGGCGATTGTGAACGAGCAGACCTGTCTGCCGCTGGCCGGGAAAGAAGCCTGCCAGCTGTGCGTCGATGAATGTTCGGCGGCGGGGTACCATGCGATCGAGTTCACCCGGGTGCATACCGAAGTCGACGACGACGGCCTGCCGATCGAGGGTTCCGGCTACCTGGCGCCGGTCGTGCTGGCCGATGAGTGTGTCGGCTGCGGTTTGTGCCAGATGAGTTGCTACCAGTTCAACGTGCATCAAACGGGCAAGCTCGGCGCGTCGGCGATTGTCGTCGAGGCGGGCCCCGGCAAAGAAGATCGTCTCCACAGCGGTTCGTACCGCCAGCTCCGCCGCGACGAAGCCCGGAAAAAGGCGATCGAACAGCAACAGCGGCTGCCTGAACAGCAATCCGAGTTCTACGTGCCCGACGACGCCGCGCCGCCCTCGACCAGTCCTCCTCCCAGCGACTCGCCCTTTGGCGTGCCGGCGGAGGAAAGCCCCTTCGGCGTTCCCGCAGAAGAGAACCCCTTTGGCCTGCCCGCGGCAGGTTCAACAGGGGAACCTGACGCGGATCCGTTTGGCCTGGGGCAGCCCTGA
- a CDS encoding FMN-binding protein yields MKKILTGLAACSMLLLLSAAADAQDVVEFLTGARVEGKVESIDQTKKLVTFAALIGGRSLDRVYTYSQIHAVTYQGKRYVLNPKTDAPSAEPAKPDAGTGRTTASPAKVDVKSIIGEAGRTPPDWYNSTPLDYPPTLDLSWPEKPPGGWNSKKNMGQYVWSEINPNPSHWRGGVKLLHHLLAMHKDNAEVRTRVIRSLGNMYFNLFQDYARAAFWWEHGGVGPTDRQAVSLAECYFRLGDRAAAEAFLHDPDRSSRTPVSDRMIKLWADMGETDKAVKLARLYVRSGGSKFSAYLFAGDACRTVGRFKEAMAFYQEVIDSPNGSYRYADRDRTRARNNLDAVRRFELFDISKVADGTYTASSRGYEDEVHVEARVAKGRLESLRVTKHKEKQFYSSLTDVPQQIVEKQAVQGVDATSGATITAEAIINATAKALSQ; encoded by the coding sequence ATGAAGAAAATCCTCACAGGGCTGGCCGCCTGCAGCATGCTCCTGCTGCTGTCCGCCGCCGCCGATGCACAAGACGTCGTGGAGTTCCTCACCGGCGCCCGGGTCGAAGGGAAGGTGGAATCGATCGACCAGACGAAAAAGCTGGTAACCTTCGCCGCGCTGATTGGCGGTCGCTCATTGGACCGCGTTTACACCTACAGCCAGATTCACGCCGTGACGTATCAGGGGAAACGCTACGTGCTGAACCCCAAGACCGACGCCCCGTCTGCCGAGCCGGCTAAACCCGACGCGGGCACAGGCCGAACGACCGCTTCGCCTGCGAAGGTCGACGTCAAATCGATCATCGGCGAGGCCGGCCGCACGCCGCCGGACTGGTACAACAGTACGCCATTGGATTATCCCCCAACGCTGGATCTATCCTGGCCGGAGAAACCGCCGGGCGGCTGGAACAGCAAAAAGAATATGGGGCAATATGTGTGGAGTGAAATCAACCCCAACCCCAGCCACTGGCGCGGCGGCGTCAAGCTATTGCATCATCTGTTGGCGATGCACAAGGACAATGCCGAAGTGCGTACGCGAGTGATACGTTCCCTTGGCAACATGTACTTCAACCTGTTCCAGGATTATGCGCGGGCCGCGTTCTGGTGGGAGCATGGCGGTGTCGGTCCCACCGACCGGCAGGCCGTTTCGCTGGCCGAATGTTACTTCCGGCTGGGCGACAGGGCGGCGGCGGAAGCCTTTTTGCACGACCCGGATCGCAGTTCCAGAACGCCCGTTTCCGATCGGATGATCAAACTGTGGGCTGATATGGGCGAAACCGACAAAGCCGTCAAGCTGGCTCGACTCTACGTGCGCAGCGGCGGTTCCAAGTTTTCCGCCTATCTGTTCGCTGGCGACGCTTGCCGCACGGTGGGCCGTTTTAAAGAAGCAATGGCGTTCTACCAGGAAGTGATCGACTCCCCTAACGGCTCTTATCGCTATGCGGACCGGGATAGAACACGCGCTCGCAACAATCTCGACGCGGTCCGCCGCTTTGAGCTGTTTGACATTTCCAAAGTCGCCGACGGAACGTACACCGCCAGCTCTCGCGGTTACGAGGACGAAGTCCATGTGGAGGCCCGGGTCGCCAAGGGACGGCTGGAATCGCTACGCGTGACGAAGCACAAGGAGAAGCAGTTCTACTCCTCGCTGACCGACGTACCGCAGCAGATTGTCGAAAAACAGGCGGTCCAGGGCGTCGACGCCACCAGCGGCGCCACCATCACCGCCGAAGCTATCATCAACGCGACCGCCAAGGCGCTGTCGCAATAG
- a CDS encoding FAD:protein FMN transferase has translation MISNRRQFFCVAAGGAVCWPLVHSLAGQAFASEDGQPLAVARRTSWALGSDVSMVALHADEATARAAIDAAFAELERVEQVMSIYRPDSQLSQLNRTGRLDRPHRYLVEVLREAEDVSRRSEGAFDITVQPLWSLYYEAQKANRLPAADEVAAARRQVDWRRVETTAARIRLHGQGTQITLNGIAQGFAADKARDAIQQHGVQHALINTGEIGALGRTADGQPWTVGIQHPRRPSAYLSLAKLAGRSLATSGDYATTFSPDFRQNHLLDPHAGCSPTELASVSVAAPSAMTADALSTAIAVLGPARGEELAAQLPGVDVLLVQKDGRIRRSGGFPV, from the coding sequence ATGATTTCCAACCGCCGTCAGTTTTTCTGCGTCGCCGCTGGCGGGGCTGTTTGCTGGCCCCTTGTTCACAGCCTGGCCGGACAGGCATTCGCCAGCGAAGATGGCCAGCCGCTGGCCGTCGCCAGGCGCACCTCCTGGGCGCTCGGTTCCGATGTCTCCATGGTCGCCCTGCATGCCGACGAAGCGACGGCCCGGGCCGCCATTGACGCCGCGTTTGCGGAGTTGGAACGGGTCGAGCAGGTGATGAGTATTTATCGCCCTGATAGCCAGCTCAGCCAGTTGAATCGCACAGGCCGGCTGGATCGCCCGCATCGTTACCTGGTGGAAGTGCTGCGAGAGGCGGAAGACGTTTCTCGTCGCAGCGAAGGTGCTTTCGATATCACCGTCCAGCCGTTGTGGAGCCTGTATTACGAAGCCCAGAAAGCCAATCGCCTGCCAGCGGCGGACGAAGTGGCGGCGGCCCGGCGACAGGTCGACTGGCGTCGCGTGGAGACAACCGCGGCCCGCATCCGCCTGCACGGACAGGGGACGCAGATCACCCTGAACGGCATCGCCCAGGGCTTCGCGGCTGACAAAGCTCGCGACGCGATCCAGCAGCATGGCGTCCAGCATGCGCTGATCAACACAGGCGAAATCGGCGCGCTCGGTCGCACAGCAGACGGCCAGCCCTGGACCGTTGGCATCCAGCACCCGCGGCGTCCGTCGGCGTATCTGTCTCTGGCAAAGCTGGCCGGACGCAGCCTGGCCACCAGCGGCGATTACGCCACGACCTTCTCTCCTGACTTCCGGCAGAACCACCTGCTGGATCCGCATGCGGGATGCTCGCCGACAGAGCTGGCAAGCGTTTCCGTCGCGGCGCCCAGCGCCATGACAGCAGACGCGTTGTCGACCGCCATCGCTGTGCTGGGCCCGGCCCGCGGGGAAGAACTGGCCGCCCAGTTGCCTGGGGTCGACGTATTGCTGGTGCAAAAGGACGGCCGCATCCGCCGGAGCGGGGGCTTTCCGGTTTAA
- a CDS encoding FecR domain-containing protein: protein MNDLLVELLLRALDGEPLEAGDAARLQQALADPAIRAEAIAWVRWQATASDQMRQNPETLRRSRERLFAKVILREKRASLTPPPVRPVNRRRRPVILLRSAAVAALALVVLVVAAWFLAPAPYQSPLTEGSIRLLGSLPGDPRHIEREDRFVAIGGVEMELGGYCDIELAENTEVTVKGSPHKEKIELHQGQIRARVTPRKGQFEVLTPLGLLEVIGTEFETIVEYPVTTSAKSWDRDRAVQVTVAVSSGAVICRLSDPPLTLNKGDRRVFTGELPSAHGSVVAAAEATVTLKTENSQLTFHAAPADKLAVREASALRPGDQVSIEWYEHEGQRYIQNVRGEGTLRGIVTDKQPRGIEVAVEGQRPQLFTPHWIGGMPRDGGGLDRKMLQQIRAAPIGAQVELTWSMSEGKRVTGLRVLEPEKTREKPKTPFDPE, encoded by the coding sequence ATGAACGACCTCCTGGTGGAACTGTTGCTCCGAGCACTTGACGGGGAACCGCTGGAAGCGGGGGACGCAGCTCGCCTGCAGCAGGCGCTTGCCGATCCGGCGATCCGCGCCGAAGCAATCGCCTGGGTGCGCTGGCAGGCGACGGCGTCTGACCAGATGCGGCAGAACCCGGAAACGCTCCGCCGTTCCCGCGAACGACTGTTCGCCAAAGTGATCCTGAGGGAGAAACGCGCCTCGCTGACTCCCCCGCCGGTGCGACCTGTCAACCGTCGCCGACGACCCGTCATTCTGCTTCGCTCGGCGGCCGTCGCAGCGCTGGCGCTAGTGGTCCTGGTCGTCGCAGCCTGGTTCCTGGCGCCGGCCCCCTACCAGTCGCCGCTGACCGAAGGCAGCATCCGCTTGCTGGGATCGCTCCCGGGAGACCCCCGCCACATTGAACGGGAAGACCGCTTTGTGGCGATCGGCGGCGTGGAGATGGAACTGGGCGGCTATTGCGACATTGAGCTGGCGGAAAACACCGAAGTCACCGTGAAAGGCTCGCCGCACAAGGAAAAAATCGAACTGCATCAGGGACAGATCCGCGCCCGGGTGACGCCCCGCAAGGGTCAGTTTGAGGTGCTCACGCCGCTGGGGCTCCTGGAAGTGATCGGCACCGAATTTGAAACGATCGTTGAATACCCCGTAACCACATCAGCCAAGTCTTGGGACCGGGACCGCGCGGTCCAGGTGACCGTGGCCGTGTCGTCGGGCGCGGTGATTTGCCGCCTGAGCGACCCGCCCCTCACGCTGAACAAAGGCGACCGGCGAGTCTTCACCGGCGAACTGCCTTCCGCGCATGGATCGGTCGTCGCCGCCGCCGAAGCTACCGTGACGCTGAAAACGGAAAATAGCCAGTTGACTTTCCATGCGGCGCCCGCCGACAAACTGGCCGTGCGAGAAGCGTCCGCATTGCGGCCGGGCGACCAGGTTTCTATCGAGTGGTACGAGCACGAAGGGCAGCGTTACATCCAGAATGTTCGCGGCGAAGGGACGCTTCGAGGAATCGTCACTGACAAACAGCCACGCGGGATTGAGGTCGCCGTCGAGGGACAACGGCCGCAGCTATTCACGCCGCATTGGATCGGCGGTATGCCACGCGACGGCGGAGGCCTGGACCGCAAGATGCTGCAGCAAATCCGGGCCGCTCCGATCGGCGCCCAGGTGGAGCTGACCTGGTCCATGTCCGAAGGGAAGCGGGTGACAGGGCTGCGAGTCCTGGAACCGGAAAAGACCCGCGAGAAACCGAAAACCCCATTCGATCCCGAGTAA
- a CDS encoding RNA polymerase sigma factor: MRRFHETFSFFDALSGKPRPILDSLAACMGVASRIGASTISELQQSFQRLVDQHYESLWAYVSCLMGSAPEGEDILHRAFLAAFDRLDDPTQPIRDPELWLRGVVRRLVAVWRREQQRLPQDLSDQLSQIADAADDAATDVLRAERNAALQRCLGRLTPNALRMVTARYEQGLRITQIAQQEKINEATARVALFRIRKSLKSCLELALGGARS, translated from the coding sequence ATGCGCAGATTTCATGAAACGTTTTCCTTTTTTGACGCACTATCAGGCAAGCCGCGGCCAATTCTCGACAGCCTCGCCGCCTGCATGGGCGTCGCCAGCCGGATCGGAGCAAGTACGATTTCTGAATTACAACAGTCGTTCCAGCGGCTTGTCGACCAGCATTACGAATCGCTCTGGGCGTATGTTTCCTGCCTGATGGGCTCCGCACCCGAAGGAGAAGACATCCTGCACCGGGCGTTTCTGGCGGCGTTTGATCGGCTGGACGACCCTACGCAACCGATCCGCGATCCCGAGCTTTGGCTACGGGGAGTGGTGCGCAGGCTGGTAGCGGTCTGGCGGCGGGAACAGCAGCGTCTGCCCCAGGATTTGTCTGACCAGCTCAGCCAGATCGCGGACGCCGCCGATGACGCCGCGACCGATGTGCTGCGCGCGGAACGGAACGCGGCCTTGCAACGCTGCCTGGGGCGACTGACGCCCAACGCACTACGGATGGTGACGGCCCGTTATGAGCAGGGACTTCGCATCACGCAGATCGCCCAGCAGGAGAAAATTAACGAAGCGACAGCCCGGGTCGCCCTGTTCCGTATCCGCAAGAGCTTGAAATCTTGCCTGGAACTGGCGCTGGGAGGAGCCCGCTCATGA
- a CDS encoding DUF1549 domain-containing protein, translated as MRYFSIVVLLTACLGVSPASAQPLHTRIDASIAAQANGPLGPASSDAEFVRRVYLDLSGVIPTAADAQAFLADKDPQKRVKLIDRLLAAPEFGRRMEEALTSMLLERRKETTVADADWSVYLSTSFNQGKPWDQLVRELLFADDEPALLPARKFFLAAGRKDPHQRTQDVSRIFLGRDITCAQCHDHPVVSHYYQADYYGLYSYLQEKPEQAKNEFESVFVPGKHSTFPRLPDAEEVEIPTFTKEQKEEAQSYRPRLLLSRDLPTAENSLFVQNSVNRFWFMMMGRGLVHPLDMLHPDNPPSHPQVLDALAQEFVAHKFDVKHIIREIALTQAYQRTGVLPSGSDEPVPVDSYRVALAKPLSPEMMAWSVMRATGNLKAMQAANLPADDAYNYYDYLNGRIDAPPKTIPDVHKLFIGVFGNSPGEAEVEFSASMSHSLFLMNERLMLNWLEPQPGNLVDTLGKQKETDALLDTLYLHVLTRQPTDAERSRMAEHLEQNPKRRTAALGELVWALITSTEFRLNH; from the coding sequence ATGAGATACTTTTCGATTGTTGTTCTACTAACGGCTTGCCTCGGGGTATCGCCTGCCTCCGCGCAGCCGCTGCATACGCGGATCGATGCCTCCATCGCCGCCCAGGCAAACGGCCCGCTGGGTCCGGCCAGTTCGGATGCGGAGTTTGTCCGCCGCGTCTATCTGGATCTGTCGGGCGTGATTCCCACCGCCGCGGACGCCCAGGCGTTTCTCGCCGACAAGGATCCGCAAAAGCGAGTCAAGCTGATCGACCGTTTGCTGGCCGCCCCGGAGTTTGGCCGGCGGATGGAAGAAGCCCTGACCAGCATGCTGCTGGAGCGCCGTAAAGAAACGACCGTCGCCGACGCCGACTGGAGCGTGTACCTCAGCACCTCGTTCAATCAGGGGAAGCCCTGGGATCAGCTGGTGCGGGAACTGCTTTTCGCCGATGACGAACCGGCCCTGCTGCCGGCAAGGAAGTTTTTCCTGGCTGCCGGTCGCAAGGATCCGCACCAGCGGACGCAGGACGTCTCCCGGATTTTCCTCGGCCGCGATATCACTTGCGCCCAGTGCCACGATCATCCCGTGGTCAGCCACTATTACCAGGCCGACTACTACGGGCTGTATTCTTACCTGCAGGAAAAACCAGAGCAGGCAAAGAACGAATTTGAATCGGTTTTTGTGCCGGGCAAGCATTCGACTTTTCCCCGCCTGCCGGATGCCGAAGAAGTCGAGATTCCGACCTTCACCAAAGAGCAAAAGGAAGAGGCCCAATCGTATCGCCCTCGCCTGCTGCTCTCCCGAGATCTGCCGACCGCTGAGAACAGCCTGTTTGTGCAGAACAGCGTGAACCGTTTCTGGTTCATGATGATGGGCCGAGGTCTGGTGCATCCGCTGGACATGCTGCATCCCGACAATCCGCCGTCGCATCCGCAAGTGCTGGACGCGCTGGCCCAGGAGTTTGTCGCCCACAAGTTTGACGTCAAACACATAATCCGCGAGATCGCCCTCACTCAGGCGTACCAGCGTACGGGCGTGCTGCCGTCCGGCAGCGATGAGCCGGTTCCGGTCGATTCCTACCGGGTCGCCCTGGCCAAACCGCTGTCGCCGGAAATGATGGCCTGGAGCGTCATGCGGGCGACCGGTAATTTGAAAGCAATGCAGGCCGCCAACCTGCCGGCGGACGACGCCTATAACTATTACGACTATCTCAACGGCCGGATCGACGCGCCGCCCAAAACCATTCCCGACGTGCACAAGCTGTTCATCGGCGTGTTCGGCAACTCGCCGGGCGAAGCAGAAGTGGAGTTCAGCGCGTCGATGTCGCACTCGCTGTTCCTGATGAATGAACGGCTGATGCTGAACTGGCTGGAGCCGCAGCCGGGGAACCTGGTCGATACGCTTGGCAAGCAGAAAGAGACCGACGCACTTCTGGATACGCTGTACCTGCATGTGCTGACCCGCCAGCCGACCGACGCTGAAAGGTCGCGCATGGCGGAACACCTGGAACAGAATCCGAAGCGTCGGACCGCCGCCCTGGGCGAACTGGTCTGGGCGTTGATCACGTCGACAGAATTTCGTTTGAACCATTAG
- a CDS encoding DUF1501 domain-containing protein, translated as MNNPYACRTSDHEISRRRVLGALAGAGGAIGLGGMLSPAMAAEIKKQDKQVLFIWLDGGISQLESWDPKPKTEFGGPYRSIPTSVPGVHFSELTPLTAARMDRLTVIRTMSTSDPNHSTGVPRIQRGDPKNRGVDYPFLGSALAKLLPWPTNDLPPYMHIKPGRGGFQYQDAGFLGAKYGALALGEGKPPIHLYRPDSISDEADEVRNDLRRFANAQYREQGRRDSSVDAYEYSFKMAEQLMKRKDLFDESTVAPKDVERYGSHPLGRHLLQARRLLEAGVQFVKVTSYHWDMHGDNFNMHRALVPQIDRPFSAILDDLSDRGMMDRVMVVLMSEFGRTPKINTRIGRDHYPNAWSMVLAGAGIQRGVVVGKTTANGVACDDSQYDVGHLYHTIFQALGINSKTTEYMNNGQPLPIAHDDYSPIQEVLA; from the coding sequence ATGAACAATCCTTACGCCTGTCGCACCAGCGACCATGAAATTTCGCGCCGCCGCGTCCTGGGCGCTCTGGCCGGCGCCGGGGGAGCCATCGGTCTGGGCGGGATGCTTTCGCCGGCAATGGCCGCCGAAATCAAAAAGCAGGACAAGCAGGTGCTGTTTATCTGGCTCGACGGCGGCATCAGCCAGCTGGAAAGCTGGGACCCCAAACCGAAGACGGAATTCGGCGGCCCTTACCGCAGCATTCCTACCTCGGTGCCGGGCGTCCACTTCAGCGAACTGACCCCGCTGACGGCCGCCCGCATGGACCGGTTGACCGTGATCCGCACCATGTCGACCAGCGACCCGAACCATTCGACCGGTGTCCCACGGATCCAGCGCGGCGACCCCAAGAACCGCGGCGTCGACTACCCGTTCCTGGGTTCGGCCCTGGCCAAACTGTTGCCCTGGCCGACCAACGACCTGCCGCCCTACATGCACATCAAGCCGGGCCGCGGCGGGTTCCAGTACCAGGACGCCGGCTTCCTCGGCGCCAAATACGGAGCGCTCGCCCTGGGCGAAGGTAAGCCGCCGATCCACCTTTACCGGCCGGATTCGATCAGCGATGAGGCCGACGAAGTCCGCAACGACCTGCGTCGTTTCGCTAACGCCCAGTACCGCGAGCAGGGGCGCCGGGATTCTTCCGTCGATGCGTATGAGTACTCCTTCAAAATGGCGGAGCAGCTCATGAAGCGGAAAGACCTGTTCGACGAATCGACTGTCGCTCCCAAAGATGTCGAACGTTACGGATCGCACCCGCTGGGGCGGCACCTGCTGCAGGCCCGTCGCCTGCTGGAAGCGGGCGTGCAGTTTGTCAAAGTCACGTCGTATCACTGGGACATGCACGGCGATAATTTCAACATGCACAGGGCGCTGGTGCCGCAAATCGATCGACCGTTTTCGGCCATCCTCGATGACCTGTCGGACCGCGGCATGATGGACCGGGTGATGGTCGTGCTAATGTCGGAGTTTGGCCGCACCCCCAAGATCAATACGCGGATCGGCCGCGACCATTATCCGAATGCCTGGTCAATGGTGCTGGCCGGAGCCGGCATCCAGAGAGGAGTCGTGGTCGGCAAAACCACCGCCAATGGCGTCGCCTGCGATGATTCCCAGTACGATGTGGGGCATCTGTACCACACGATTTTTCAGGCGCTGGGCATCAACTCCAAAACGACTGAATACATGAATAACGGGCAGCCGCTGCCGATCGCCCACGACGATTATTCTCCCATCCAAGAGGTGCTCGCCTGA
- a CDS encoding WD40 repeat domain-containing protein translates to MFAATELAPPDVSQTWESQKLEHDRPLLAAAFSPCGLYALAGAQDEGVHRWHLESGEKTTLAAHQSWVHSLAFSPDKQHAFTSDLHGVVHCWKYADKSPRPVWSIVDAHDGWVVATAVSRDGKQLITAGNDGRVRLWSTANGKHLSDLLGHGTEVYSLALHPDGKTLVSGDLLGNVLVWNLADGKLLRKLDAKVLTTREEDFLADVGGVRSLAFNADGTRLAVGGMTDATTNAFCAGKPAILVFDWSSGKLKNTLRLQKKSDGPVKGVVYLEGDILAGVAENLNSSSAMEFWKPNEEASFHAVVRDSGYSLHLHPDQRHLLVAGITNNGRGGNGGVELKDYVSHNGSLIVYALHAKAEAAKS, encoded by the coding sequence ATGTTTGCCGCTACAGAATTGGCGCCGCCTGATGTCTCCCAGACCTGGGAATCGCAGAAACTGGAACACGACCGCCCGCTTCTGGCCGCGGCGTTCAGCCCCTGCGGCCTGTACGCGCTGGCCGGCGCCCAGGACGAAGGCGTTCACCGTTGGCATCTGGAAAGTGGAGAAAAGACCACGCTGGCCGCCCATCAAAGCTGGGTGCATTCCCTGGCCTTTTCTCCCGACAAACAGCACGCTTTTACCAGCGACCTGCACGGCGTCGTGCACTGCTGGAAGTACGCCGACAAGTCACCCAGGCCGGTCTGGTCGATTGTTGACGCCCACGACGGCTGGGTGGTGGCGACGGCCGTCAGCCGCGATGGGAAACAGCTGATCACCGCCGGCAACGACGGCCGGGTGCGACTCTGGTCCACCGCGAATGGCAAGCATCTGTCCGATCTGCTCGGCCATGGGACCGAGGTCTACAGTCTGGCCCTGCATCCTGACGGGAAAACACTCGTCAGCGGCGATCTGCTGGGCAACGTGCTGGTCTGGAATCTGGCCGACGGCAAGCTGCTGCGGAAGCTCGATGCGAAAGTGCTGACGACGCGGGAAGAAGATTTCCTGGCCGATGTGGGCGGCGTCCGCTCGCTCGCTTTTAACGCGGACGGCACGCGACTGGCAGTCGGCGGCATGACCGACGCCACGACCAACGCCTTTTGTGCAGGCAAGCCGGCGATCCTGGTCTTTGACTGGTCCTCCGGCAAGCTAAAGAATACGCTTCGCCTGCAGAAGAAATCGGACGGACCGGTCAAGGGTGTCGTTTATCTGGAAGGCGACATCCTGGCGGGCGTGGCTGAGAATCTCAACAGCTCCTCGGCAATGGAGTTCTGGAAGCCGAACGAAGAGGCGTCCTTCCACGCCGTGGTGCGCGACAGCGGGTACTCCCTGCACCTGCACCCGGACCAGCGGCACCTGCTCGTCGCCGGTATTACGAACAACGGCCGCGGCGGCAACGGCGGCGTCGAGTTAAAAGACTACGTCAGCCACAACGGCTCCCTGATCGTCTATGCCTTGCATGCCAAGGCCGAAGCCGCCAAGAGCTGA